A genomic window from Cryobacterium sp. SO2 includes:
- a CDS encoding low temperature requirement protein A yields MHWLELFFDLVIVSYIGQIAHTMHGDPSWMDAVAFLGFLAAAWWAWVNATLTMSLFGARVTPSIWVFVAIAMVAIGVMAAAVPDALGDRAAAFAIGNAVLRLVWVVPWFMNRRSVGNPWWRSVLYSVVPASLWLVSVAVVPPWQYAMWAIAVAIEIVLLSFLGGRQARLRNAIDVSHLAERVGLLVVIVFGESILTIIAELDSHWTAASGLAAALGFAAVSMLAWIYFSYAASSVERGLQRLQRRGSIGGIRDTVMYLPFLLVAGITLFASALGTAVADAGHQLPPGASISLSAGISLFFAASAAESIRYGASWRRLAVWAPAGILLPWTLIPLSTQVAAEAVVAAAAGITAILLALSAINARRMRPQAEAADIAGAES; encoded by the coding sequence GTGCACTGGCTCGAACTCTTCTTCGACCTGGTGATCGTGTCGTATATCGGCCAAATTGCCCACACCATGCACGGCGATCCGTCATGGATGGATGCGGTCGCGTTTCTGGGGTTTCTGGCCGCCGCGTGGTGGGCATGGGTCAACGCGACACTGACGATGAGCCTGTTCGGCGCGCGGGTGACTCCGTCGATCTGGGTATTCGTCGCAATCGCCATGGTTGCAATCGGTGTGATGGCGGCGGCTGTCCCTGATGCCCTGGGCGATCGAGCTGCCGCATTTGCCATCGGCAACGCCGTGCTGCGGCTCGTCTGGGTGGTGCCCTGGTTCATGAACCGACGATCGGTCGGTAACCCGTGGTGGCGGTCGGTGCTGTACAGCGTCGTTCCGGCCTCGCTGTGGCTGGTCTCGGTGGCGGTCGTACCCCCGTGGCAATATGCCATGTGGGCTATCGCCGTGGCGATCGAGATCGTTTTGCTCAGCTTCCTCGGTGGCCGGCAAGCGCGGCTGCGCAACGCCATTGACGTCAGTCACCTCGCCGAGCGGGTGGGCTTGCTGGTCGTGATTGTCTTCGGCGAGTCAATCCTGACCATCATCGCTGAGCTCGACTCTCACTGGACCGCGGCGTCGGGCCTGGCCGCCGCGCTGGGATTCGCCGCCGTCTCGATGCTCGCCTGGATCTACTTCAGCTACGCCGCCTCATCCGTTGAGCGCGGGCTGCAGCGCCTGCAACGGAGGGGGAGCATAGGCGGAATCCGTGACACCGTGATGTATCTGCCCTTCCTGCTCGTGGCCGGCATCACCCTGTTCGCCTCCGCGCTCGGCACGGCCGTGGCCGACGCCGGCCACCAGCTGCCACCGGGCGCGTCGATCTCTCTCAGCGCTGGTATCAGCCTTTTCTTCGCGGCGAGTGCCGCCGAGTCGATCCGTTACGGAGCCTCTTGGCGCCGTCTGGCCGTCTGGGCGCCGGCTGGCATCCTCTTGCCCTGGACTCTGATTCCGCTGTCGACGCAGGTCGCTGCTGAAGCGGTGGTGGCCGCAGCTGCCGGGATCACCGCTATTCTGCTCGCGCTAAGCGCGATCAACGCTCGGCGCATGCGGCCACAAGCCGAGGCCGCCGACATCGCGGGTGCTGAGAGCTAG
- a CDS encoding histidine phosphatase family protein, with translation MLTNDPLPNRPAPDNPSGKLILLRHGETEWSKSGKHTGLTDVPLTARGEDLARGAGKLVADYDFTLVLTSPLKRARQTAELAGLEAEVDPFLVEWDYGGYEGRTTREIRRELGYNWSAFTHGVIRGETPGETVEEVAARASRVLTRVLPAMEKGDVALIAHGHFLRILTAVYLRLAPRFGAQITLDAGSVSVLSYYREQPAILSWNYGAELPMEPSES, from the coding sequence ATGCTCACAAACGATCCGCTGCCCAACCGCCCCGCCCCGGATAACCCGTCCGGCAAGCTGATTCTCCTGCGCCACGGGGAGACGGAGTGGTCGAAGAGCGGCAAACACACCGGGCTCACGGATGTGCCGCTCACCGCCAGGGGAGAGGACCTGGCCCGCGGCGCGGGCAAGTTGGTGGCCGATTACGATTTCACGCTCGTGCTGACCTCGCCGCTGAAGCGCGCCCGGCAGACTGCGGAGCTCGCGGGCCTTGAGGCCGAGGTCGACCCGTTCCTCGTGGAGTGGGACTATGGCGGATACGAGGGGCGCACGACGCGCGAGATCCGCCGCGAGCTGGGCTACAACTGGAGCGCATTCACCCACGGCGTGATCCGTGGGGAGACGCCCGGTGAGACGGTGGAGGAGGTCGCCGCCCGCGCATCCCGAGTGCTCACACGGGTGCTGCCGGCGATGGAGAAGGGAGACGTCGCCCTGATCGCGCACGGCCATTTCCTGCGCATCCTGACGGCCGTGTACCTGAGATTGGCCCCGCGATTCGGTGCGCAAATCACGCTGGATGCTGGATCGGTCTCCGTGCTCAGCTATTACCGCGAGCAGCCGGCCATCTTGTCGTGGAACTACGGAGCCGAACTGCCCATGGAGCCCTCAGAGTCCTAA
- the pdxY gene encoding pyridoxal kinase PdxY — MKILSIQSAVAHGHVGNSAAVFPLQRIGVEVLPVNTVNFSNHTGYGAWRGSLIAPEDVHDVILGIEERGVLPQIDVVLSGYQGGTGIGDVIVDAVRRVKAANPSAIYACDPVMGNAKSGCFVAPEIPVLLRDRVVPVADIITPNQFELGFLTGTEPSTLDSTLESVDLARAMGPDTMLVTSVERPDREHDTIEMMAVDAEGAWIVQTPHLPFKANGSGDVTAALFSAHYRATGDAALALERTASSVFDLIELTYKSGERELQLVQAQNFYAHPRMQFSAERVR; from the coding sequence GTGAAGATTCTCTCGATTCAGTCGGCCGTCGCTCACGGCCACGTTGGCAACTCAGCGGCCGTGTTCCCCCTCCAGCGCATCGGGGTCGAGGTGCTGCCGGTCAACACGGTGAACTTCTCCAACCACACCGGGTATGGCGCGTGGCGCGGCTCCCTCATCGCCCCCGAGGATGTGCACGATGTGATCCTCGGCATCGAGGAACGTGGTGTGCTCCCCCAGATCGACGTGGTGCTCTCGGGATACCAGGGCGGCACCGGCATCGGCGACGTCATCGTGGATGCGGTGCGGCGGGTGAAGGCGGCGAACCCGTCGGCCATCTACGCGTGTGACCCCGTGATGGGCAACGCAAAGTCCGGATGCTTCGTGGCACCCGAGATCCCCGTGCTGCTTCGGGATCGCGTCGTCCCCGTGGCCGACATCATCACTCCGAACCAGTTCGAGTTGGGCTTCCTCACCGGAACCGAGCCCTCAACGCTGGACTCGACGCTCGAGTCCGTCGACCTCGCCCGGGCAATGGGGCCAGACACCATGCTCGTGACGAGTGTGGAACGCCCCGACCGCGAGCACGACACCATCGAGATGATGGCCGTGGATGCGGAAGGCGCCTGGATCGTGCAGACTCCCCATCTGCCCTTCAAGGCGAACGGATCGGGCGACGTCACCGCGGCGCTGTTCTCGGCGCACTACCGCGCGACCGGCGACGCCGCTCTGGCGCTGGAACGCACCGCGTCCAGCGTCTTCGACCTCATTGAGCTGACGTACAAATCGGGTGAGCGAGAACTGCAGCTCGTGCAGGCTCAGAACTTCTACGCGCATCCGCGCATGCAGTTCTCCGCCGAGCGCGTGCGCTGA
- a CDS encoding PTS sugar transporter subunit IIA produces the protein MQPNRPQLLVNTLRGNEHPMSAQDLGAALGVSARSIRTYVQVLNSSAGSSPLVLATHRGYSIDERAWRELNESEPADRNIDTPMDRLYYIARSLVESTDGADVYELAEMLFVSDSTIERDLVKVRVLLAEYELELHRTRSRVLILGSERDQRRLVRQLLLESARGVSAAGLISALLELQNIDFRELTTWLRRILDGHDLQTQEYGLHDLSLHVGIAVSRIIEGRTREHIDDAPRNAQVNSAAAELADLIERKHGVALPDVERAELARLILTRTGTVSVGAEAVGDEYLALVQSILKSISERYMLDIDDDTFTINLSLHVRNLVARARTGAIARNPLGRSFKQDHPLIHELAVFVADGIERGTDITMDEDEIVFIAFHLGGYLQRTLEAAGRVRVVCVTPQYYSASDEFTRRVESRLGDAAAVVHTVTSLDYDWASLDADLIVTSTPLPPGLKTRIVEVSPIPSLADLEAVVDAVRHARSAKSSERIRWAITTLIDPRLFTRVKRTTRNEALAHMSAQLHAEGIVEPSFAQEVRDRERLSPTAFGGSIAVPHSMNMTAHRTAISILISEEPIDWAGSSVHLVALFALSPNGRQVFRDVLDDFIAILADTARIARIVNAATSYDSFANALISEIGQ, from the coding sequence ATGCAGCCCAACCGACCGCAACTCCTCGTAAACACGCTGCGAGGCAACGAACATCCCATGTCCGCGCAGGACCTGGGGGCGGCGCTGGGAGTCTCCGCGAGAAGTATCCGCACCTATGTACAGGTGTTGAATTCCTCGGCCGGTTCTTCCCCGCTCGTGCTGGCGACGCATCGTGGTTACTCCATCGATGAACGGGCGTGGCGCGAGCTGAACGAGTCAGAGCCAGCGGACCGGAACATCGACACACCGATGGATCGGCTGTACTACATCGCGCGCAGCCTCGTAGAAAGCACCGACGGAGCGGATGTCTACGAACTCGCCGAGATGCTCTTCGTCAGCGACTCCACCATCGAACGCGATCTTGTGAAGGTGCGCGTCCTCCTCGCCGAGTATGAACTGGAATTGCACCGTACGCGCTCGCGTGTGCTGATCCTGGGGAGCGAACGAGACCAGCGGCGTCTGGTCCGCCAGCTGTTGCTGGAATCCGCCCGAGGCGTCTCCGCTGCCGGACTCATCTCGGCTCTGCTCGAGCTTCAGAACATCGACTTCCGCGAGCTCACGACGTGGCTCCGACGCATCCTCGACGGCCACGACCTGCAGACCCAGGAGTACGGGCTGCACGACCTCTCCCTCCATGTGGGTATCGCCGTCAGTCGCATCATCGAGGGGCGCACGCGCGAACACATCGACGACGCTCCCCGTAACGCGCAGGTCAATTCCGCCGCGGCCGAGCTCGCCGACCTCATCGAGCGCAAGCATGGTGTCGCGCTGCCCGACGTCGAGCGTGCAGAGCTCGCGCGCCTCATCCTCACCCGCACCGGCACCGTGTCCGTCGGTGCAGAAGCGGTCGGCGACGAGTACCTCGCCCTCGTGCAGTCAATCTTGAAGAGCATCTCGGAGAGGTACATGCTCGATATCGATGATGACACGTTCACCATCAACCTGAGTCTGCACGTGCGCAATCTAGTGGCACGAGCCCGCACAGGAGCAATCGCCCGCAATCCGCTCGGACGCTCGTTCAAACAGGATCATCCCCTCATCCATGAGCTCGCCGTATTCGTCGCCGACGGCATCGAACGCGGCACGGACATCACGATGGATGAGGACGAGATCGTCTTCATCGCGTTCCACCTCGGCGGCTACCTGCAGCGCACCCTGGAAGCGGCCGGCCGAGTGCGAGTGGTGTGCGTCACGCCCCAGTATTACTCCGCGTCGGACGAGTTCACCCGCCGCGTCGAATCACGCCTCGGAGACGCGGCCGCCGTGGTGCACACTGTGACCAGCCTCGACTATGACTGGGCGTCGCTGGATGCCGACCTCATCGTCACGAGTACGCCGCTACCTCCAGGATTGAAGACTCGCATTGTCGAGGTGTCCCCGATACCGTCACTTGCCGACCTGGAAGCCGTCGTAGATGCCGTCCGGCATGCCCGCTCAGCGAAGTCCAGCGAGAGAATCCGCTGGGCCATCACAACGCTCATCGACCCTCGACTCTTCACCCGCGTGAAGCGAACCACGCGGAACGAAGCGCTCGCACACATGTCCGCGCAGCTACACGCGGAAGGCATTGTCGAGCCCTCCTTCGCGCAAGAAGTCCGGGATCGGGAAAGGCTGTCCCCCACGGCCTTCGGCGGCTCGATCGCCGTACCCCACTCGATGAACATGACCGCGCACCGCACCGCGATTTCCATCCTCATCTCTGAGGAGCCCATCGACTGGGCTGGCTCGTCCGTCCACCTCGTCGCGCTCTTCGCGCTCAGCCCCAACGGGCGACAGGTGTTCCGCGACGTGCTCGACGACTTCATCGCCATCCTCGCCGACACCGCCCGCATTGCACGCATCGTGAATGCGGCCACGTCTTACGACAGCTTCGCGAACGCTTTGATCTCCGAGATCGGGCAGTGA
- a CDS encoding PTS transporter subunit EIIC, which produces MKADSVVDRFQLVTSKIQENRYVKAISNGFMSTLPVLMFGAICALVVGFPIPGWSDWVRATPFGAALQLGNDVTIGLLALYVVVSISYRLAREFDKDALGAVVIALLAFALVLPMYTDFTPEGGDPITVTGVIPVQWLGSQGVFSALIVALVSTRIYVFVIDRGWKISMPASVPPAVSRPFEAIIPAAIIGMLFLVVHQIFAMTPFKHMGAFIFTSIGEPIAAMGDSYWTWLVIVLLSQILWVFGIHNSAVWGLVFPIMLPAAFANQDAGAAGQALPYVVTITLVFAIYQWIGGSGNTLGLATNMLLFAKSKRYKTLGRLAGPPSIFNINEPLMFGFPIVYNPLMAIPFILTPVINITVGYFLVVAGIVGNPYIALPVSAFTMPLIPGGFVIGGGVTFGIFLICCYLFSVVAYFPFFRIADRRELLEERAAERELELAESEKSASEA; this is translated from the coding sequence ATGAAGGCAGACAGTGTAGTCGACCGTTTTCAACTCGTAACGTCAAAGATTCAGGAGAACCGCTATGTGAAGGCCATCAGCAACGGATTCATGTCCACGCTGCCAGTGCTCATGTTCGGCGCGATCTGCGCGCTGGTCGTCGGCTTCCCGATTCCGGGCTGGAGCGATTGGGTGCGGGCGACACCCTTCGGCGCTGCGCTGCAGCTGGGCAACGATGTCACGATCGGCTTGCTGGCCTTGTACGTCGTCGTGTCGATTTCCTACCGGCTCGCCCGGGAGTTCGACAAGGACGCACTCGGCGCCGTTGTGATCGCGCTGCTCGCGTTCGCGCTTGTGCTGCCCATGTATACCGACTTCACCCCCGAAGGCGGCGACCCCATCACCGTCACTGGCGTCATCCCGGTTCAGTGGCTGGGCTCCCAGGGGGTGTTCAGCGCGCTTATTGTGGCCCTTGTGTCCACGCGAATCTACGTGTTCGTTATTGACCGCGGATGGAAGATCTCAATGCCGGCCAGTGTGCCGCCGGCCGTTTCGCGTCCGTTCGAGGCGATCATTCCCGCCGCAATAATCGGCATGCTGTTCCTGGTCGTGCACCAGATCTTCGCGATGACCCCGTTCAAGCACATGGGCGCCTTTATCTTCACGAGCATCGGTGAGCCGATCGCAGCAATGGGCGACAGCTACTGGACGTGGCTGGTCATCGTGCTGCTGTCACAGATCCTGTGGGTGTTCGGCATTCACAACTCGGCCGTGTGGGGCTTGGTGTTCCCCATCATGCTGCCGGCAGCCTTCGCGAACCAGGACGCCGGCGCCGCAGGTCAGGCGTTGCCGTACGTGGTCACCATCACCCTCGTGTTTGCGATCTACCAGTGGATCGGTGGTTCGGGCAACACGCTCGGACTCGCGACGAACATGCTCCTGTTCGCCAAGAGCAAGCGCTACAAGACCCTGGGACGCCTGGCCGGGCCGCCATCGATCTTCAATATCAATGAGCCGCTGATGTTCGGGTTCCCGATTGTCTACAACCCGCTGATGGCGATCCCGTTCATCCTGACTCCAGTGATCAACATCACGGTGGGCTACTTTCTCGTCGTCGCCGGCATCGTCGGCAACCCGTACATTGCCCTACCCGTGAGCGCGTTCACGATGCCGCTCATCCCAGGTGGGTTCGTCATCGGCGGTGGAGTCACCTTCGGGATCTTCCTCATCTGCTGCTACCTGTTCTCGGTCGTCGCCTACTTCCCGTTCTTCCGGATCGCGGACCGTCGCGAGCTGTTGGAGGAGCGCGCAGCTGAGCGTGAACTTGAACTCGCCGAGAGCGAGAAGAGCGCGTCGGAGGCGTAA
- a CDS encoding family 1 glycosylhydrolase → MSNIQFPDTFLWGGATAANQLEGAFTAGGKGLSIQDVMPHGILTPRTEGPTDDNLKQVGIDFYNRYAEDIALFAEMGFTVYRFSIAWSRIFPNGDEAEPNEEGLAFYDRVLDELEKHGIEPLITLSHYETPLHLSEKYDGWVSRELIGFFENYARAVFERYRGRVKYWLTFNEINSVLHAPFLSGGINTPKDELSESDLYQAVHHELVASARVTRLAHEIDPAYRVGCMVIALPIYPLTPAPDDIVKVLNADHENLMFTDVHVRGVYPGYALRHFRDHGIKLNITDLDREDLKNTVDFVSFSYYMSMCESADPSSLKAEGNILGRILNPHLEASEWGWQIDPQGLRVILNQFWDRFQKPLFIVENGLGAKDQLVEIDGVRTVVDDYRITYLNDHLVQVAEALDDGVDVMGYTTWGCIDLVAASTAQLSKRYGFIYVDRNDDGTGTLDRYKKKSFHWYADVIRTSGASLQV, encoded by the coding sequence ATGAGCAACATCCAATTCCCCGACACTTTCCTGTGGGGCGGCGCGACCGCAGCCAACCAGCTCGAGGGCGCTTTCACAGCGGGCGGAAAAGGCTTGTCCATCCAGGACGTCATGCCGCACGGGATCCTGACCCCGCGGACAGAAGGTCCCACCGACGACAACCTCAAGCAGGTCGGCATCGATTTCTACAATCGCTATGCGGAGGACATCGCACTGTTTGCCGAGATGGGTTTCACGGTCTACAGGTTCTCGATTGCGTGGAGCCGCATCTTCCCGAACGGCGACGAAGCCGAACCCAACGAGGAAGGCCTCGCGTTCTACGACCGCGTCCTCGACGAACTCGAGAAGCACGGCATCGAACCGCTCATCACCCTCTCGCACTACGAGACGCCGCTGCACCTGTCGGAGAAGTACGACGGCTGGGTGTCGCGTGAGCTCATCGGTTTCTTCGAGAACTACGCCCGCGCGGTCTTCGAGCGTTACAGGGGCCGTGTCAAGTACTGGCTCACCTTCAACGAGATCAACTCCGTGCTGCACGCCCCGTTCTTGTCCGGCGGTATCAACACGCCCAAGGACGAGCTCTCGGAATCCGACCTGTACCAGGCCGTGCATCACGAGCTCGTAGCTTCGGCACGCGTGACGCGTCTGGCACACGAGATTGACCCGGCATACCGAGTGGGCTGCATGGTGATTGCCCTGCCCATCTACCCGCTCACGCCCGCGCCCGACGACATCGTGAAGGTACTCAACGCCGACCACGAGAACCTCATGTTCACCGACGTCCACGTGCGTGGCGTCTACCCGGGGTACGCACTGCGCCACTTCCGCGATCACGGCATCAAGCTGAACATCACTGACCTCGACCGAGAGGACCTCAAGAACACGGTCGATTTCGTGTCGTTCAGCTACTACATGAGCATGTGCGAAAGCGCCGACCCGTCGTCGCTTAAAGCTGAAGGAAACATCCTCGGCCGGATCCTGAATCCGCACCTTGAAGCGTCGGAGTGGGGATGGCAGATCGACCCGCAAGGACTGCGCGTCATCCTTAACCAGTTCTGGGACCGGTTCCAGAAACCACTGTTCATCGTCGAGAACGGATTGGGTGCCAAAGATCAGCTCGTTGAGATCGACGGCGTGAGGACGGTCGTTGACGACTACCGGATCACCTACCTCAACGACCACCTCGTGCAGGTCGCCGAAGCTCTGGACGACGGCGTGGACGTCATGGGTTACACGACCTGGGGGTGCATCGACTTGGTAGCGGCGTCCACGGCGCAATTGAGCAAGCGATACGGCTTCATCTACGTGGACCGCAACGACGACGGCACCGGCACCCTCGACCGATACAAGAAAAAGTCGTTCCACTGGTACGCCGACGTCATCCGAACCAGCGGCGCGAGCCTGCAGGTCTGA
- a CDS encoding DUF1801 domain-containing protein: protein MESSENDKGEGQGTGTGTAAQGGADWTLPDAMTGKASPAKAAVGDKPVFAYLASLPQPQRGIAEAVDALAARTLPDLQRSVKWGMAYYGVGDGWCFSCGGFAGHVKLMFINGVALEPVPPVTPVGMGKSTRGVELESVDDLDEDQIATWMTQVTSVPGLGGKKR from the coding sequence ATGGAAAGCAGCGAGAACGACAAGGGTGAAGGCCAGGGAACGGGTACGGGCACCGCGGCGCAAGGCGGCGCCGACTGGACTCTGCCCGATGCGATGACGGGCAAGGCCAGCCCCGCGAAAGCGGCGGTCGGCGACAAGCCGGTCTTCGCCTACCTCGCCAGCCTGCCGCAGCCTCAGCGCGGGATCGCCGAGGCGGTCGACGCGCTGGCGGCCAGGACTCTGCCCGACCTTCAGCGCTCGGTGAAGTGGGGCATGGCGTATTACGGCGTCGGCGACGGCTGGTGTTTCAGCTGCGGCGGCTTCGCCGGCCACGTCAAACTCATGTTCATCAACGGTGTCGCGCTCGAGCCGGTACCGCCGGTGACGCCGGTGGGGATGGGCAAATCAACGCGGGGTGTGGAGCTCGAGTCGGTGGATGACCTCGACGAAGACCAGATCGCGACGTGGATGACACAGGTCACCTCCGTACCGGGTCTCGGAGGCAAAAAGCGCTGA
- a CDS encoding PTS lactose/cellobiose transporter subunit IIA, protein MDEDYSVAFELIAFAGSSRSQSMEALQFARAGKFDEARLSLEAADADLRLAHKSQTGLIQAEAGGHPVPVNIILVHAQDHLATATVVFELASEFLHLYKRIPAAAAVD, encoded by the coding sequence ATGGATGAGGACTACAGCGTCGCATTCGAGTTGATTGCCTTCGCCGGCAGTTCCCGTTCGCAGTCGATGGAAGCACTGCAGTTCGCGCGCGCCGGGAAGTTCGACGAGGCCCGCCTGTCACTCGAGGCGGCCGATGCCGATCTTCGTCTCGCGCACAAGTCGCAGACGGGCCTTATCCAGGCAGAGGCCGGCGGGCACCCCGTTCCCGTCAACATCATCCTCGTGCACGCCCAGGATCACCTCGCCACCGCGACCGTGGTCTTCGAACTGGCTTCCGAGTTCCTGCACCTGTACAAGCGGATACCGGCTGCCGCCGCCGTCGACTGA
- a CDS encoding HPr family phosphocarrier protein, with the protein MSHSAEVQVTSRSGLHSRPAANLARLAARVDSAVTLHSDGKAVDAESVLALITAGIDEGQMVTVECVGNNSEIDLAEIVAAIQSGLGD; encoded by the coding sequence ATGAGTCATTCCGCCGAAGTTCAGGTCACGAGCCGATCCGGTCTCCACTCCCGACCTGCCGCGAACCTCGCTAGGCTCGCCGCCCGCGTCGACTCCGCCGTGACGCTGCACAGCGACGGAAAAGCCGTTGACGCCGAAAGCGTCCTCGCGCTCATCACCGCCGGCATCGACGAAGGACAGATGGTCACCGTCGAGTGCGTGGGTAACAACTCCGAGATCGACCTGGCCGAGATCGTTGCTGCCATCCAGTCCGGGCTCGGCGACTGA
- a CDS encoding PTS sugar transporter subunit IIB, with the protein MRVLLACAAGMSTSLLMNNMRKFAAADDVIDAVPYGDVSDVVAGYDVVLLGPQVKFRLSEAKTMLVPLGKVVDVIDMRAYGTMDGEKVLVQARALLA; encoded by the coding sequence ATGAGAGTACTCCTGGCATGTGCCGCCGGAATGTCCACCAGCCTGCTGATGAACAACATGCGGAAGTTCGCGGCAGCGGATGATGTCATCGACGCAGTCCCTTACGGCGATGTGAGTGATGTGGTCGCCGGCTATGACGTCGTTCTGCTCGGTCCGCAGGTCAAGTTCCGCCTATCCGAGGCCAAGACCATGCTTGTCCCGCTCGGGAAGGTCGTCGACGTCATCGACATGCGCGCCTACGGCACGATGGACGGTGAGAAGGTCCTCGTTCAGGCTCGCGCCCTCCTGGCGTAA